From Raphanus sativus cultivar WK10039 unplaced genomic scaffold, ASM80110v3 Scaffold1873, whole genome shotgun sequence, the proteins below share one genomic window:
- the LOC130504897 gene encoding serine/threonine-protein kinase VPS15-like encodes MVMYSTQNCGIHLWDTRSDIDAWTLKANPEEGYVSSLVTSPCGNWFVSGSSRGVLTLWDLRFRVPVHSWQYPIICPIEKMCLCFLPPSVSLSTTMRPFIYVAAGFNEVSLWNADGGSCQQVWRVANYENETNVSEFQWKLPGSKANPKTNTRQNNSSKYRIEELNEPPPRLPGIRSLLPLPGGDLLTGGTDLKIRRWDYSSPERSYCICGPSLKGVANDDFYELKTNSGVQFVQETMRRPLATKLTAKAVLAAAATDTAGCHRDSVQSLASVKLNQRLLISSSRDGAIKVWK; translated from the exons ATGGTAATGTATAGTACACAAAACTGTGGGATTCACCTTTGGGACACAAGATCAGATATAGATGCATGGACACTGAAAGCAAACCCTGAAGAAGGATATGTGTCTTCTTTGGTTACAAGCCCATGTGGGAATTGGTTTGTGTCTGGGTCTTCAAGGGGAGTACTAACTCTTTGGGATCTGAGATTTCGTGTTCCCGTACATTCATGGCAATACCCTATAATATGCCCCATAGAGAAGATGTGCCTCTGCTTTCTTCCTCCAAGCGTCTCGCTGTCTACCACGATGAGACCTTTTATTTACGTTGCTGCTGGTTTCAATGAAGTTTCACTCTGGAATGCAGATGGTGGTAGCTGTCAACAg GTATGGAGAGTAGCCAACTATGAAAATGAGACGAATGTTTCCGAGTTTCAATGGAAGCTACCAGGCAGTAAAGCAAATCCCAAGACGAATACTCGCCAGAACAATAGCTCCAAGTATAGAATTGAAGAGTTGAACGAGCCTCCTCCTCGTCTTCCTGGTATCCGCTCCTTGCTTCCTTTGCCCGGAGGCGACTTGTTAACAGGTGGTACCGACTTGAAGATTCGGCGTTGGGATTACTCCAG CCCTGAGAGAAGTTACTGTATCTGTGGTCCGAGTTTGAAGGGAGTTGCAAATGATGATTTCTACGAACTCAAAACCAACTCTGGAGTGCAGTTTGTTCAG GAGACAATGAGGCGACCTTTGGCGACCAAACTGACGGCAAAGGCAGTACTTGCAGCGGCTGCAACAGACACAGCAGGATGTCACCGTGACTCAGTTCAGTCTCTGGCATCAGTGAAGCTGAACCAGAGACTGTTAATATCAAGCAGCCGAGATGGAGCCATTAAGGTCTGGAAGTAA
- the LOC108839546 gene encoding F-box/LRR-repeat protein At4g29420-like: MDSVKSIEDSERLKFGLGTLLEAFPGIVSLTLSHVTWSNIKTHFQSEGMKGTYTTLKQITARVQTSDYTDVSFIRSILNNCKGLTDMRLMMHQDTDPRARDLLISACTTSNPRVRWSWGTWAEGGEDIWVSNGT; the protein is encoded by the coding sequence ATGGATTCAGTCAAGTCGATAGAAGATTCTGAAAGGCTGAAATTTGGATTGGGTACACTCCTCGAAGCATTCCCTGGCATCGTTTCTCTTACTTTGAGTCATGTGACTTGGTCAAACATCAAAACCCATTTCCAAAGCGAAGGTATGAAGGGAACATATACTACCCTGAAGCAGATAACAGCACGTGTTCAGACGTCAGATTACACCGACGTTTCTTTCAtcaggtctatactcaataacTGTAAAGGTTTGACAGATATGAGACTGATGATGCACCAGGACACAGATCCTAGAGCAAGAGATTTACTGATCTCTGCGTGCACGACGAGTAACCCAAGAGTGAGATGGAGCTGGGGAACGTGGGCTGAAGGAGGTGAAGACATTTGGGTATCCAACGGCACCTAA
- the LOC108821084 gene encoding 40S ribosomal protein S30 has protein sequence MGKVHGSLARAGKVRGQTPKVAKQDKKKKPRGRAHKRLQHNRRFVTAVVGFGKKRGPNSSEK, from the exons ATGG GTAAGGTTCACGGTTCATTGGCTCGTGCCGGTAAGGTGAGAGGACAGACGCCTAAAGTGGCTAAGcaggacaagaagaagaagccacgTGGCCGTGCCCACAAACGTCTTCAACACAACCGCCGTTTCGTCACCGCCG TTGTTGGATTTGGCAAGAAGAGAGGACCCAACTCATCTGAGAAATAG
- the LOC108843689 gene encoding uncharacterized protein LOC108843689, whose protein sequence is MLRFQCSIHLLQPSPKANFNSHSSLCFHNLTPYRVNGTNWVPKIERVRADWSRSSVKVRVNGVGRELEEEEEEEFEEEDEFTTRERERSYGGKKKEEDINYDKDPEFADILGDCLDNPEKAQKKMEERLRKKRNKILHTKTGSATSMQVTFNKFEYSNSYMWLEFHNAPLDKDIALITDTIRSWHILGRLGGYNSMNMQLSQAPVDKRPNYDAILGANIEPTTFYNIGDLEVQDNVARIWLDIGTSEPLILDVLINALTQISSDYVGIKKLVFGGSEFENWKENLTSEESGFRVHKI, encoded by the exons ATGCTAAGGTTTCAATGCTCTATTCACCTTCTTCAGCCTTCTCCTAAGGCGAATTTCAACAGCCACTCGAGTCTTTGCTTCCACAATTTGACGCCGTATCGGGTCAACGGCACGAATTGGGTACCGAAGATCGAGAGGGTACGTGCGGATTGGTCGAGAAGTAGTGTAAAAGTGCGGGTAAATGGTGTGGGTCGAGaactggaagaagaagaagaagaagagtttgaagaagaagatgagttcACGACGAGGGAGAGAGAAAGAAGTTACGgagggaagaagaaggaggaggataTCAATTACGATAAAGATCCTGAGTTCGCTGATATTCTCGGAGATTGTTTAGATAACCCTGAGAAAGCTCAAAAGAAG ATGGAAGAGAGGTTGAGGAAAAAGAGGAACAAAATTCTTCATACCAAGACTGGTTCTGCTACTTCTATGCAGGTCACTTTCAACAA GTTTGAGTATTCGAATTCATACATGTGGTTGGAGTTTCACAACGCTCCTCTGGATAAAGACATTGCCTTGATCACTGAt ACAATCCGTTCGTGGCATATCCTTGGACGGCTTGGTGGATACAACTCCATGAATATGCAA TTATCGCAAGCGCCGGTGGATAAGAGGCCAAACTATGATGCTATCCTTGGAGCTAATATCGAGCCGACCACATTCTATAACATTGGGGATCTTGAGGTTCAAGACAATGTTGCTCGCATATG GCTAGATATTGGGACCTCGGAGCCGTTGATTCTTGATGTTCTGATAAACGCATTGACACAAATCAGCTCAGA CTATGTTGGGATCAAGAAACTTGTGTTTGGTGGATCTGAGTTTGAGAACTGGAAGGAGAATTTGACGTCCGAGGAGTCTGGTTTCAGAGTCCACAAGATTTAG
- the LOC108843690 gene encoding 60S ribosomal protein L28-2, whose protein sequence is MTTVPGQLVWEIVKRNNCFLVKQFGRGNAKVQFSKESNNLCNLNSYKHSGLANKKTVTIQPADKEQGVVLGTTKTKKQNKPKLSVNKSVLKKEFPRMAKAVANQVVDNYYRPDLKKAALARLSVISKGLRVAKSGPKRRNRQA, encoded by the exons ATGACAACAGTTCCAGGACAGCTGGTGTGGGAGATCGTGAAGAGAAACAACTGTTTCTTGGTGAAACAGTTCGGTAGAGGCAATGCTAAGGTTCAGTTCAGCAAGGAGAGCAACAACCTCTGCAACCTCAACTCTTACAAGCACTCTG GTTTGGCAAACAAAAAGACAGTGACCATCCAGCCAGCTGACAAGGAGCAAGGTGTGGTACTTGGAACCACCAAGACCAAGAAGCAAAACAAGCCAAAGCTCTCTGTTAACAAGTCTGTCCTCAAGAAGGAGTTCCCGAGGATGGCCAAAGCTGTTGCCAACCAG GTTGTGGACAACTACTACAGGCCTGATTTGAAGAAGGCAGCGCTTGCTAGGCTCAGCGTGATCAGCAAAGGCCTCAGAGTCGCCAAGTCTGGCCCCAAGAGGAGGAACAGACAGGCTTGA